The Pseudomonas sp. FP2309 genomic sequence AAGAAATTTATTTATCTTGGCTTTGTTGTCGCTAAGAACTTTTGAAGCTATAGATTCGGCTGTTGCACGATCAGGAAAAGTAGAGGCGGTTGGGACATTAGGCTCTTGCTTCAAACGTTCGGCGAGTTGCTCATCGGTTCTGCCAACATACTTTTTAATCAGGTGCCCGCCCGCAGATTCATGTGCATATAAGCCGCCGCCAGGAACTATTACGCCATACGGGCCTTCAGGGTAGTTACTTTGCTTGCAACTTAATCCCTTCGGATCTACCCACCCCGTAGGGTTGGGCACATACCCGTATGCGTCGATGTATCTGAATAGATACGCTACCCTTACCGGGATCGCTTCGCGGCCCAACGCAAGCGAGCTCGCTCGCCATGGGTTAGGGTGTTCTTGGGAAATAGCGTGCTTCCATTTTTTTAATACAACTTTCGAGCGCTGTAGCTGCCTGCGACGACAACAAAAATTATCTCGCCACTGTTGCTTGATGTGAAACTGTAGCTCGTTCCTGTTTCGTCAATTCCCAACCGTTCGGCCTCATGCGATAGGCTTGAGGCTGGTTCCTCGCACATGTCGCATACTTCCGCTCCCACAGCACTTATGCCGTGAAAAGCAATCAAATCATCAAAAGTTATCTCCCATGATTTTTCTTGCCAGTCCGTGAACTCCATTAGCAGGGTGGTTCTGCTACACGTTATTTTTTCAATTGTTCCATCGGAAATCGGGAAGTCTGACATGTTAGGTTCCTGGGTGTTTTTCGCCTGGTAAAAAGCCAGTTCCATGTTCGGGATGATAGTTTTCGGGTTTTACTTTAATTATCAGGTTTTGTTTCTCAGCCTGCTTCCAACTCAAATTATTGGGTTTAAGTATTACGTGATAGTGCTCCCCATGATGCCTTGGTGCGTAGTGACCTTCATCTCCAGGATGGCTTTCAAATCTAATTCGGGTATCACTGTTGGGCCTCCACTCCACTCGAAGGGTGTCGTGCTTTGTCCTGGATATTTTAGGATCTACGACTAAAACGTTTGTTAAATCATTTGGATCCTTAGGGAAGCGTGATTTGGCATCCGGTTGAACTGGACTTGCCCCTACAAAACCGGACACCAACTCCCCATTAAATTGATGCCGCCGCCAAGCGCCTGAACTCCCTCGGTGAGCGATAGTTCAAAGCACTGTGCGGATGCTGCTCGTTGTAATGCTCGAAGGCAATGGCCAGGTTGCGCAGCGCCGTTTCTCGATCCGACTTGGGCATGTGCGCCACGTAGTCCCGCTTGATCGTCTTCACGAAACTTTCGGCCATGCCATTACTCTGTGGACTACGCACCGGTGTGGTCACCGGCTGCAAGCCGATCTGTCGAGCAAACAGGCGCGTCTGTTCGGCGGTGTACGCCGAACCGTTATCGCTAAGCCACTGCACCGGCGTTGCAGGCAGTTGATCACCGAAGCGCTTCTCCACGCTTTCCAACATCAAGTCGCGGATGTCATCGCCGCTGTACCCGGTTGGGCTGGCGACCCAGCCGATGGCCTCGCGATCGCAGCAATCCAGGGCGAAGGTCACGCTCAGTTTGGCGCCGTCCTCGCAGCGGAACTCAAAGCCGTCCGAGCACCATCGCGTATCGCTGGTTTTCACCGCAATGCGGCCTTCGTGCCGACGCGGTACACCGGGCTGTTTGATTCGGCGCTCCAGCAGCAAATTGTGATCACGCATGACCCGGTAAACCCGCTTCACGTTGATCGGGGGCTGCAACTGGCGTTCACGGGCACGGCGCAGCAATCCCCAGACCCGACGGTAGCCGTAGCTGGGCAGCTCGCTGACCTGTCGCTGGATTTCAACTACCAGCTCAGCATCGTTCACAGGCCGGCTTCGCCGTACTTTGGGCGATGCCGATTGCTTGATTCGAACCGTTAATTGCGAGCGCGCCACACCGAGACATTCGCTGACCAGCTTCACTGGTCGTCCCCCGGCAACAAGGGTGAGTGCGCAATCCATTTTCGCGACCGGGCGATCTCCACGGCCTCTTTGAGGATTTCTGCTTCCATCGTCTTCTTGCCCAGCATCCGTTGCAGTTCACGGATCTGCTTGAGCGCATCGCTCAGCTCGGAGGCCGGCACCACGGCTTCGCCCGCGCTGACCGCCGACAGGCTGCCTTCCTGATACAGCTTGCGCCACAGGAAT encodes the following:
- a CDS encoding RNase A-like domain-containing protein; protein product: MPNPTGWVDPKGLSCKQSNYPEGPYGVIVPGGGLYAHESAGGHLIKKYVGRTDEQLAERLKQEPNVPTASTFPDRATAESIASKVLSDNKAKINKFLKVDQKKLIITQKTQEPVGASLKRGLQKTVLGKEIYLIIQRDKKMPDGYRILTRHPNP